Genomic DNA from Leishmania donovani BPK282A1 complete genome, chromosome 32:
ggagcggcgacggctgaAGGAGATGCTCGACAATGTCGGCCAGGTGGCATACGACCACGGAAGGGCGGTGGAGCTGCTAGAGACGCACAACAAGGTGCTCAAGAAGCAAAGCACTGCCTTGGAGGACcagatggcgctgctgtttcATCAACTCAACTCGGGACTCGAGGGGCACTGTAAGGCCGCGTACCAGCAGGTGACGGGAGAGATGATGGTGCAGGAGAGTCTCAACCCCGCACGCATCACGTTCCGGCAAACCATGGATAGCCTCagcgagcagctccgcggcTCACGAGGGCTTATCACGGACGTTCGGGAAGTTCTGCTGAGCTGCAGCCAGGGACGACGGACGGGCGAGGCGTACACGGCAGTCGAGCCAACCGTGCGATTCAAGCTCAAGATGCTGGAGGCAAATTTCCAGCAGCTTATGGGCCGGTTCACAGCGGTAAAGGACACGGTGGTAGAAACGGCACAGGAGCTGATGaacgcgctgcaggagcgcaaGAAAattctctgcctctccttccAACACATTCGTCTGTACGACCTGCAAAATGCGAAATTGCGCAACGCCCGCGCCATCCTCGCGCAACTGCAGCACAACACGTCCGAGGTGGTGCGCCGGATACGCGTCACCTTTCCTAGCGGCAACCTCACCTCTGTTGATCGCTTCGGCAATATCAGCACGCAGCGGTGGCATGGGGGGTAcacgctggcgacgctgcgcggaTACAAGTTGAcggagcaacagcagcaaggCGAGGGCGAAATGTCTGAATTtgcccgcagcagcactgctggACCTTCCTTGACTGCGGGAGCGTCACGTATGCTACCTGGCCTCACGGAGTCGCAGATTATGGCAGCGGAGAGCGAGATGGCGGTAATTGACGGGACCGTTCACAGTGCCACACCGGTGGCTCTGGCGCTGTCGCCTGGCCTCCGCAGTATGCGAGTGTCCCACTCTGGCGTCACTCCTCCACCACTTCGCACCTCAGCTCCgccgagcggcggcggctccaaGTTGGCGAGCGCGCGAGGGTCAAGCAGCACGACCGGCATGCCAGTGCCCGTCAGCGCTCCCACGAGCGCACGGAGCGATGACCCCGATGTGCTGCCGTTCGACACCGTCTCGGCTTTTCTCGACCTGATGCACGATATCGATGACGACATGGATGAACTGCAGGGCGCGTTGGTGCTTGACGACGAGATGGGCGCGTTCCTGAAGATGCTGACGCTGtcagcgtcgacgacgccgcgcgccgacgccCTGGAGATCGCGGGCGGCCTTACCGGACGTGCGGcactgctggagcagcaAGAGTACAACATGGAGACGGCCTTGCAACCCACTGGTGGCCGGCCTGGTGGCACCCGCGGCGCACCGAGCTCCGCGTCTGTCTGCACCGGTAACGAGAGCTTCACGGCACAGGAGGCCAACTCGTTCTCGTCCTTGTTCTCCAAGCTGGGCAGCCCGAGTACGCCCTCAGAGGCGCGTGGCGGCTCTCGTGCCGAGAACGCCTCCTCCGAGGCTGTAATGGCTCGccaggcggtgcagctccagcgccagcagAAGCAGATCGCCAAGATGCAGGAGGACTTTACCTCGAAAGTCGGCTTTCTGCGCCAGGTCTACGAGGCGCGTATCGGTGATTTGGAGGTGCGAGAGACGACTGTAAGCAAACGACTGGGCCTGGTAGGGGGCTCGCCCTTCCAGCGCGGCGCGGGAGACAGCGGCAGTGCTCGATCGTCTCCGGGAGTCGGGAAGGGCGAGGAAGACCCGCGGGTGTCTAGTAGCCCGGGTGACAAGGAGAGGCTGACGAAGCTGCGAAAGGAATGGAGGCAGGCCAAGGGCAAACTGCAACCGAATCGAAAACTGCGCGAGGCCAcggccgagcagctgcagctcatgCAGAAGGACGAGAAACTCTGATGGGgcagtgcgcgtgcgttgtcCATCTATGCGACGGGTCAAGGCCCGCTTCTGCAGTTTTCACTCGGATTACAACCGCctcctacacacacacacacagggaggGAAGCATAGAGCATCTCAAATATTCAATCGTGCTCTTCAGCCGTTAGCTTCGCCACAAACATCGATCCACGATCTTGCGCTGCATTGACAGTCCGGGCTCTGCGTCGCATCTCACGACCAAACCGATGTATATATTAATGGCGCACGTGTGCCGCATTTGTGGCACCCATCAGTGGTTGTGGCGCTGTAGTGTGTCATGATGAACGCCTCCTTTTTTTATCGGCGCATGCGGGCGCGCACGCCTCTGCTAactgccaccgcctcgcacTGCAAATGCGGCGGCATGAGTGGAGCACAAAAAAACTGGCAAACAAAAAACGAGTGAAGCAACGAATGCGTGACATCGATGAGCTTACTTGCTCGCGGTGAGTGAAAACAGGGAGGGACACGGTTCAGCTGCCGAGTGCGGATGTGAGGAAGTTCAGCGGTCGCCTTCAGGCTCCAACGCCCTTGCAAGTAGACCTCCTACCCCGCGCATTGGACAGAGAGATGTCCTCGCATCCATTGCCGGCTGCGCGCCCGCTACTCCAGTAAGATGTCTCCTTTCGTCTATCATCACCGTCGGGTTCTGTGTTCGCACGGTACGCATCCTTTTGCGCGATGCTTCCAAAACACTGTAcacttctctccctccgttGCCTTTTTTCCTCCTGCTCTGCAGCACATGGAGCTTAGCTCACTCCCCgttctccttcctctcgcCCTTCGCCGTATCCGCTACTCATCGCATTCGGCAAAGTCTTGCGTGGGCGtatcaaaaaaaaaaaggaaagcgaaTGATTGCCCTCGCCCTGTAACTCATTTCCTCGCTCGCTAGTCATCATCCACTGCCATTCATTAGGAGTCACTTGCTATGGTTTGCTGTCTTTATCATCTTTTCTCCCTTGCCCTTTTTTGTtcacggcgtcggcggctcTCTGCGCATCATCTTCGACCTATTGCGTACGTCCGTTGTGTGGCAGGTGACAGCTTTGCCTCGCTACTCTCACAAACTTACACGACGTCGCATGCGGGCACGTCGAATATCTCTACGCGTTCACCCTTCCAGGCTGCTCCTCCCCCATCGTTGGCGCGCACCCACCCTGCGTCGCGGAGCGTACGCATCTCCtttctgctgctcttgtgcCCATGGCTGGCCGCAACTACGTCAGCCCCGAGGATGAGCGGGCATTTGTTGCCATCCTCGCCAAGGACCCTGAGTGCAACCAGTGCTTCGAGTgcggcgccccctccccgcagTGGTGCGATGTCATGCACGGCACCTTCATTTGCCTAAACTGCAgcgggcagcaccgcggccTCGGTGTGCATCTCTCGTTTGTCCGCAGCTCCACTATGGACGGCTGGGTAAAGTGGAAGCCGGAAAAGCTGCGTCAGATGGAGCTGGGCGGCAaccgccgcgcgcggctgTACTTTGAGGCGCACAAAGTCCCCAAGACCCCCTTGAAAGCCCGCTACGAGTCTCTCCCAGCTCTCCGCTACGCAGACATGCTCGAGTCCGAGGCGCTTGGCAAGCCCTTCAACGAGGCGTCCTGGCAGCCGCCAGCTTGGTACACGCGGCTGAAAGCCGCGGCGAGCCTCGCAGGGCCGTCCCCAACGTCATCGTACCCGCAGACGGACCCGAACCGCTTCGCCGGTGTTGGCTCGAACGGGCAGCCGCACGTGATgtcaggcagcagcggcggcgacagtgaGTGGTACTCTGCGCTCTACAGCGGATGGAGCGCCGTGTCGCAGAAGACAGCCGAACTAGCGCAGCACGCCACAAAAGCAGTTCAGAGCGCCGACGTGGAGgggatgcgcagcagcttggCGCAGAAGTGGGCGGGCGTGTCAGCCACAGTGTCTACCTACGCCGCggacctgcagcagcgaatagcggaaggcggcggccgcgacaAAGACGACGGCCTTGACCGCATGCTCCAAAACGCGCGCCAGGCGCAGACGGAGAGCGGCGTAGACAACCGTGCCGCTGGCCAGA
This window encodes:
- a CDS encoding ADP-ribosylation factor GTPase activating protein 1, putative encodes the protein MAGRNYVSPEDERAFVAILAKDPECNQCFECGAPSPQWCDVMHGTFICLNCSGQHRGLGVHLSFVRSSTMDGWVKWKPEKLRQMELGGNRRARLYFEAHKVPKTPLKARYESLPALRYADMLESEALGKPFNEASWQPPAWYTRLKAAASLAGPSPTSSYPQTDPNRFAGVGSNGQPHVMSGSSGGDSEWYSALYSGWSAVSQKTAELAQHATKAVQSADVEGMRSSLAQKWAGVSATVSTYAADLQQRIAEGGGRDKDDGLDRMLQNARQAQTESGVDNRAAGQTRYGHIEGSSGDGQGSRVAVQAKPVGPASPESSPVCQGRVLWQSVSASSPAESVTASFSSGWGSPTRASPSTALPQTQPTSSRPVNPLGGGGAGGGVSASPPAPQSTKDEWAWDNEYF